AGGTAACAGTAGTTTCACCGCCTTGTTCTTATCTTTGCGAAAGTTTGTAGAAATCGAGATAATTCATCTTCTTGGCACAATAGCTGTAATGTAGCGTAGCGATCGCTAATATAAATTACCTAAGTTAATACTGGCGTACTTGCACGCTTTACTTGAGGTCTGGCAATCATCCGCATTCCTGGTGGCGTGGCGACAGTTAGACCGCGACGTACAGGATGCACAGGACGCTTGTTGACCAGTGAAACTTGAAAATGCGACAGAATTGTTGCTAAGACAATTTTCATTTCATACTGAGCAAATGCTAAACCGATACAGCGGCGATTACCACCACCAAAAGGTAAATATTCGTATGGGGAAAATTGTCGTTCTAAAAAGCGTTCTGGTTGGAATTGTTTGGGATTTGGATAAACTTCTGGGCGATGGTGCGCTAAATAAATACTAGGAATAATTACATTTCCTTTGGGAATTTTATAGCCTGTAATTTCAACTGGGGATTTCACAATTCTCGGTACACCATTCATCACTATGGGATAAATTCGCAAGGTTTCCTGACAAACTGCTGTTAAATAAGGCAACTTAGCAATGCTACTTGGATCTGAGTTAGTACCAATAGTATCCAGTTCTTGCAGCAACTTTTCCCGCACTTCTGGTAACTGGTCAATCCAGTAAAACGCCCAAGTTAATGCAGAAGCAGTAGTTTCATGTCCTGCAACTAACAATGTCATTAATTCATCGCGCAATTCTATATCAGACATTGGTTGCCCATCATCATAACGAGCAGCCATCATTAAGCTGAGGATATCTTGCCGATTTTTTTCAGTTTCGCTTCGTCGTTCTGCAATCAAAGTATAAATAAGTCGATCGATTTGCTGGATTAAACGCTTCACTCGCCCCCACGGACTCCACGCACCTAAATCTTTTTGTAAGAAGCCAAAAAACAAGGCGCTGGACATCAAAGGCGCACCCATGAAATCTAACAGAGAAGATAGCAAATGCTGAAGTTCTTGAAAGCGCTGTCCTTCATCTAAGCCAAACACCACCCGTAAAATGACGCGCAAGGTAATTTCTTGCATCGAACTACGGATATTAAAAGGTTTACCTATTTTCCATTCATTACTTACCTGCTCAGTTATTTTACGAATATCTTCACCGTAGGCGCGCATTCTTTCGCCATGAAAAGGAGGCGTTAATAATTGACGTTGGCGTTGATGGCGATCGCCATCCAGTAAAATCAAAGAGTTGTCGCCCAGTAAAAATCCTAAACCCCCACTACCTACCCCTGACGCAAAACACTTGGAATCGGCAGTAAAAATCTGCTCTAATGCTTCAGGTTGACTAAAGTAGATAATATGAGTATCTTTGCTACCCCAAATAGTAAAGCGATCGCCATAGGTTTGAGCAAAATCTTCCACATATTTCACTGGCTGAGTAATAAACTTTACCAACCGCAAAAAGCGCGACATTCTAGGGCCATCAGGTAGAGTGTTAGTGATTGTCATATC
The genomic region above belongs to Calothrix sp. NIES-2098 and contains:
- a CDS encoding cytochrome P450 codes for the protein MTITNTLPDGPRMSRFLRLVKFITQPVKYVEDFAQTYGDRFTIWGSKDTHIIYFSQPEALEQIFTADSKCFASGVGSGGLGFLLGDNSLILLDGDRHQRQRQLLTPPFHGERMRAYGEDIRKITEQVSNEWKIGKPFNIRSSMQEITLRVILRVVFGLDEGQRFQELQHLLSSLLDFMGAPLMSSALFFGFLQKDLGAWSPWGRVKRLIQQIDRLIYTLIAERRSETEKNRQDILSLMMAARYDDGQPMSDIELRDELMTLLVAGHETTASALTWAFYWIDQLPEVREKLLQELDTIGTNSDPSSIAKLPYLTAVCQETLRIYPIVMNGVPRIVKSPVEITGYKIPKGNVIIPSIYLAHHRPEVYPNPKQFQPERFLERQFSPYEYLPFGGGNRRCIGLAFAQYEMKIVLATILSHFQVSLVNKRPVHPVRRGLTVATPPGMRMIARPQVKRASTPVLT